The following proteins are encoded in a genomic region of Populus nigra chromosome 16, ddPopNigr1.1, whole genome shotgun sequence:
- the LOC133676101 gene encoding glutamate synthase [NADH], amyloplastic isoform X2, with amino-acid sequence MLNWMAWVHSRFSTNTFPSWDRAQPMRVLGHNGEINTLRGNVNWMKAREGLIKCKELGLSKNEMKKLLPIVDASSSDSGAFDGVLELLIRAGRSLPEAVMMMIPEAWQNDKNMDPQRRALYEYFSALMEPWDGPALISFTDGHYLGATLDRNGLRPGRFYVTRSGRVIMASEVGVVDIPPEDVLRKGRLNPGMMLLVDFEKHIIVDDEALKQQYSLARPYGEWLKRQKIELSDIVDSVQESERVAPAISGVVPASDDDTSMQNMGTHGLLAPLKAFGYTVEALEMLMLPMAKDATEALGSMGNDAPLAVMSNREKLTFEYFKQMFAQVTNPPIDPIREKIVTSMECMIGPEGDLTETTEEQCHRLSLKGPLLSIEQMEAMKKLNFRGWRSKVLDITYSKERGRKGLEETLDRICAEAHEAIKEGYTVLVLSDRAFSSKRVAASSLLAVGAVHQYLVKKLERTQVGLIVESAEPREVHHFCTLVGFGADAICPYLAVEAIWRLQVDGKIPPKSTGEFHTKDELVKKYFKASNYGMMKVLAKMGISTLASYKGAQIFEGLGLSSEVIDKCFAGTPSRVEGATFEMLARDSLHLHELAFPSRVLPPGSAEAVALPNPGDYHWRKGGEIHLNDPLAIAKLQEAARGNSVAAYKEYSKRVQELNKACNLRGLLKFKEADVKVSLDEVEPASEIVKRFCTGAMSYGSISLEAHTTLAQAMNKIGGKSNTGEGGEQPSRMETLPDGSMNPKRSAIKQVASGRFGVSSYYLTNADELQIKMAQGAKPGEGGELPGHKVIGDIAITRNSTAGVGLISPPPHHDIYSIEDLAQLIHDLKNANPAARISVKLVSEAGVGVIASGVVKGHADHVLISGHDGGTGASRWTGIKNAGLPWELGLAETHQTLVANDLRGRTVLQTDGQLKTGRDVAIAALLGAEEFGFSTAPLITLGCIMMRKCHKNTCPVGIATQDPVLREKFAGEPEHVINFFFMLAEELREIMAQLGFRTMTEMVGRSDMLEVDKEVVKSNEKLENIDLSLLLRPAADIRPEAAQYCVQKQDHGLDMALDNKLIKLSEAALEKGLPVYIETPICNVNRAVGTMLSHEVTKRYHLAGLPADTIHIKLTGSAGQSLGAFLCPGIMLELEGDGNDYVGKGLSGGKIVVYPPKGSLFDPKENIVIGNVALYGATCGEAYFNGMAAERFCVRNSGARAVVEGVGDHGCEYMTGGTVVVLGKTGRNFAAGMSGGVAYVLDLDGKFRSRCNPELVDLDKVEEEEDITTLKMMIQQHQRHTNSLLAREVLADFDNLLPKFIKVFPRDYKRVLANMKEESATKEAADLAAKEVEEAEELDEAELKEKDAFEELKKLAAASLNGNSIQVEDGPLKRPTRVNDAVKHRGFIAYEREGVQYRDPNIRMNDWKEVTEESKPGPLLKTQSARCMDCGTPFCHQENSGCPLGNKIPEFNELVHQNRWREALDRLLETNNFPEFTGRVCPAPCEGSCVLGIIDDPVSIKNIECSIIDKAFEEGWMVPRPPLKRTGRRVAIVGSGPSGLAAADQLNKMGHLVTVYERADRIGGLMMYGVPNMKTDKVDIVQRRVNLMSEEGINFVVNANVGIDPLYSLDRLRDENNAIVLAVGATKPRDLPVPGRELSGVYFAMQFLHANTKSLLDSNLQDGNYISAMGKKVVVIGGGDTGTDCIGTSIRHGCSSIVNLELLPEPPRTRGPGNPWPQWPRVFRVDYGHQEAAAKFGKDPRSYEVLTKRFIGDENGNVKGLELVRVHWEKDATGKFQFKEVEGSEEVIEADLVLLAMGFLGPEPNVAEKLGLEQDNRSNFKAEYGRFSTNVEGIFAAGDCRRGQSLVVWAISEGRQAASQVDKYLMKEEDATINTDNTQDDLVKRHQDLNKRHQDSSKHTVMT; translated from the exons ATGCTGAATTGGATGGCATGG GTACACTCACGATTTTCAACAAATACATTTCCTAGCTGGGATCGTGCACAACCCATGCGTGTCTTGGGCCATAATGGGGAAATCAACACGCTAAGAGGCAATGTAAACTG GATGAAGGCTCGTGAGGGCCTAATAAAGTGCAAGGAGCTCGGTCTCTCAAAAAATGAGATGAAGAAGCTTCTTCCAATTGTAGATGCTAGTTCTTCCGACTCAG GGGCTTTTGATGGTGTGCTGGAGCTTTTAATTCGAGCTGGTAGAAGTCTCCCTGAAGCTGTCATGATGATGATTCCTGAAGCCTGGCAAAATGACAAGAATATGGATCCTCAAAGGAGGGCACTGTACGAATACTTCTCAGCTCTTATGGAACCGTGGGATGGGCCTGCACTTATCTCAT ttaCTGATGGCCACTACTTGGGAGCTACTCTGGATCGCAATGGGTTACGTCCAGGAAGATTTTATGTTACACGAAGTGGACGAGTTATCATGGCTAGTGAAGTTGGTGTTGTGGATATTCCTCCTGAAGATGTCCTTAGGAAAGGAAGACTTAACCCTGGAATGATGCTTCTGGTGGATTTTGAGAAGCATATTATTGTAGATGATGAAGCCTTGAAGCAACAATATTCCCTAGCAAGGCCCTATGGAGAGTGGCTGAAGAGGCAAAAGATTGAACTCAGTGACATAGTTGACTCGGTTCAAGAATCTGAGAGAGTTGCTCCAGCCATTTCTGGGGTTGTTCCT GCATCTGATGATGACACCAGCATGCAGAATATGGGCACTCATGGTTTGCTGGCACCATTAAAAGCTTTTGG CTATACTGTTGAAGCCTTGGAGATGCTGATGCTTCCCATGGCAAAGGACGCCACAGAGGCTCTTGGTTCGATGGGAAATGATGCTCCCTTGGCTGTCATGTCTAACAGGGAAAAACTCACTTTCGAGTACTTCAAGCAAATGTTTGCTCAAGTGACAAACCCTCCAATTGATCCCATCAGAGAGAAGATTGTCACTTCCATGGAATGCATGATTGGGCCAGAAGGTGATTTGACAGAAACAACTGAAGAACAATGCCACCGTCTCTCTCTAAAAGGCCCTCTTTTATCAATTGAGCAAATGGaagcaatgaaaaaattgaactttAGAGGTTGGCGAAGCAAAGTTCTCGACATAACTTATTCAAAGGAACGGGGTAGGAAGGGATTGGAGGAGACTTTAGATAGGATTTGTGCTGAAGCTCATGAGGCAATCAAGGAAGGTTATACCGTGTTGGTTCTTTCTGACAGAG CCTTCTCATCAAAGCGTGTTGCTGCAAGCTCCCTCTTGGCTGTTGGAGCTGTCCACCAATATCTAGTAAAAAAGCTTGAGCGAACTCAAGTCGGGTTGATAGTTGAATCTGCCGAACCACGTGAAGTGCACCATTTCTGTACGTTGGTTGGTTTTGGCGCAGATGCTATCTGTCCATACTTAGCTGTAGAGGCCATTTGGAGATTACAGGTTGATGGCAAGATCCCACCAAAATCCACTGGCGAGTTCCACACAAAGGATGAGCTAGTCAAGAAGTATTTCAAGGCAAGCAACTATGGCATGATGAAAGTGCTTGCCAAAATGGGAATTTCAACTTTGGCCTCCTACAAGGGTGCTCAGATTTTTGAAGGCCTGGGCCTTTCATCAGAAGTGATTGACAAGTGCTTTGCAGGAACTCCAAGCAGGGTAGAAGGAGCAACATTTGAGATGCTTGCCCGTGATTCACTTCATTTGCATGAGTTGGCATTTCCTTCCCGTGTTCTCCCTCCTGGAAGTGCAGAAGCTGTAGCACTGCCCAATCCGGGGGATTATCATTGGAGAAAAGGTGGTGAGATTCACCTTAATGATCCTCTTGCTATTGCAAAGCTTCAAGAAGCTGCCAGAGGTAATAGTGTGGCTGCCTATAAGGAATATTCTAAACGTGTTCAGGAGTTGAACAAAGCTTGTAATTTGCGTGGGCTTTTGAAGTTCAAAGAGGCAGATGTGAAAGTTTCTTTGGATGAAGTAGAACCAGCCAGTGAGATTGTTAAAAGGTTCTGTACTGGTGCAATGAGTTATGGATCCATATCATTGGAGGCACACACCACACTGGCTCAGGCTATGAACAAAATTGGAGGAAAATCAAACACAG GTGAGGGAGGTGAACAACCATCTCGGATGGAGACTCTTCCTGATGGTTCAATGAACCCAAAGAGGAGTGCAATTAAGCAGGTTGCAAGTGGGAGATTTGGAGTGTCAAGTTACTATCTTACAAATGCTGATGAGCTGCAGATAAAGATGGCTCAG GGTGCCAAGCCTGGTGAAGGAGGTGAGCTTCCTGGCCACAAGGTCATAGGAGACATTGCAATTACCAGAAATTCTACTGCAGGGGTGGGCCTCATTAGTCCTCCTCCCCATCATGATATCTATTCAATTGAAGACCTTGCTCAATTGATTCACGATCTCAAG AATGCCAATCCAGCAGCCAGAATAAGTGTCAAGTTGGTATCCGAAGCTGGTGTAGGAGTCATTGCCAGTGGGGTGGTGAAGGGACATGCTGACCATGTTTTGATCTCAGGTCATGATGGAGGTACAGGTGCTTCTCGATGGACTGGCATCAAGAATGCTGGGCTCCCATGGGAACTTGGTTTGGCCGAGACCCATCAAACACTTGTTGCCAATGACCTTCGTGGCCGAACAGTTCTTCAGACTGATGGCCAACTAAAAACTGGCCGGGATGTGGCCATTGCAGCTCTTCTTGGCGCAGAAGAGTTTGGTTTCAGCACTGCACCCCTTATAACACTTGGTTGCATCATGATGCGAAAGTGCCATAAGAACACCTGCCCCGTAGGCATTGCTACTCAAGATCCAGTGCTGAGGGAAAAGTTTGCTGGAGAACCTGAACATGttatcaacttcttttttatgcTAGCAGAGGAGCTCAGGGAGATCATGGCTCAGCTTGGTTTCCGTACGATGACTGAGATGGTTGGTCGTTCAGACATGCTTGAAGTTGATAAAGAAGTTGTTAAGAGCAACGAGAAGCTGGAAAATATTGATCTCTCTTTGTTACTTAGACCTGCTGCTGACATTCGACCTGAAGCTGCTCAGTATTGTGTCCAAAAGCAGGATCATGGTTTGGACATGGCATTGGATAATAAACTCATTAAACTCTCTGAGGCTGCATTGGAAAAAGGTCTTCCTGTGTACATTGAAACACCTATCTGCAATGTGAACCGTGCTGTTGGAACGATGCTTAGTCATGAAGTTACTAAGCGTTACCACTTGGCAGGGCTTCCCGCAGATACTATTCACATCAAACTCACAGGAAGTGCTGGGCAGAGTCTAGGAGCTTTCCTTTGCCCTGGCATTATGCTGGAGCTGGAAGGGGATGGCAATGACTACGTTGGTAAAGGATTATCAGGTGGGAAGATTGTAGTTTATCCTCCAAAAGGAAGCCTGTTTGAtccaaaagaaaacattgtgatCGGTAATGTAGCTCTTTATGGAGCCACATGTGGTGAAGCATATTTCAATGGGATGGCAGCAGAAAGATTTTGTGTCCGTAATTCTGGGGCTAGGGCTGTTGTAGAAGGTGTTGGTGATCATGGCTGTGAGTACATGACAGGAGGAACTGTTGTTGTGCTTGGGAAAACTGGAAGGAATTTTGCTGCTGGTATGAGTGGTGGTGTTGCTTATGTTCTTGATTTGGATGGGAAATTCAGATCTCGTTGCAATCCTGAACTCGTAGATCTTGACAAAGTCGAGGAAGAGGAGGACATTACAACTCTAAAAATGATGATACAACAACACCAGCGTCACACAAATAGCCTGCTAGCTAGAGAAGTACTTGCTGATTTTGATAATCTTCTACCTAAATTTATTAAGGTCTTCCCGAGGGATTACAAACGTGTTCTTGCCAACATGAAAGAGGAATCTGCCACAAAAGAGGCTGCTGACCTAGCTGCTAAAGAAGTTGAGGAAGCTGAGGAGCTAGATGAAGCAGAGTTGAAGGAGAAAGATGCTTTTGAGGAGCTAAAGAAGCTGGCAGCTGCATCTTTGAATGGGAATTCCATTCAG GTAGAAGATGGACCTCTGAAAAGGCCTACCCGTGTTAATGATGCTGTTAAACATCGAGGGTTTATTGCTTATGAGCGAGAAGGTGTTCAGTACAGAGATCCAAATATTCGTATGAATGACTGGAAGGAAGTTACGGAGGAGTCAAAACCTGGCCCTCTTTTAAAGACCCAGTCAGCCCGTTGCATGGACTGTGGCACTCCTTTCTGTCACCAG GAGAACTCAGGATGCCCTCTTGGAAACAAAATCCCTGAATTTAATGAGCTAGTGCATCAAAATCGGTGGCGTGAAGCATTAGATAGGTTACTCGAGACAAATAACTTCCCAGAGTTCACTGGCAGAGTGTGCCCTGCACCCTGTGAAGGTTCCTGTGTTCTTGGCATAATTGATGATCCAGTATctataaaaaacattgaatgTTCAATTATTGACAAGGCCTTTGAGGAGGGTTGGATGGTTCCGCGGCCTCCCCTCAAGAGAACTGG GAGACGAGTGGCTATTGTTGGAAGCGGGCCTTCTGGTTTGGCTGCTGCTGATCAACTAAACAAAATGGGTCATTTGGTGACTGTGTATGAGCGTGCTGATCGAATTGGAGGGCTAATGATGTATGGAGTTCCGAACATGAAAACTGACAAAGTGGATATAGTTCAACGGCGTGTTAACCTTATGTCTGAGGAAGGCATCAATTTTGTGGTAAATGCTAATGTTGGAATTGATCCTTTGTATTCTCTTGATCGGCTTCGAGATGAGAACAATGCAATTGTTTTGGCAGTGGGAGCCACAAAACCTAG ggACCTTCCGGTACCTGGTCGGGAGTTGTCAGGCGTCTATTTTGCTATGCAGTTTCTTCATGCAAATACCAAAAGTTTGCTTGACAGCAATTTGCAGGACGGTAACTACATATCCGCAATGGGCAAGAAAGTTGTTGTCATTGGTGGAGGTGACACTGGAACAGATTGCATTGGGACATCTATTCGCCATGGGTGTAGTAGCATTGTAAATCTAGAGCTTCTACCTGAGCCACCACGAACTAGAGGTCCGGGCAACCCTTGGCCACAG TGGCCTAGAGTATTCCGGGTAGACTATGGGCACCAGGAAGCTGCTGCCAAGTTCGGGAAAGACCCGAGGTCTTATGAGGTGTTGACTAAGCGTTTCATTGGAGATGAGAATGGGAATGTGAAAGGACTTGAGCTGGTACGTGTCCATTGGGAGAAGGATGCCACAGggaaatttcaatttaaggaGGTTGAGGGCTCTGAGGAAGTTATTGAGGCTGACCTAGTCCTACTAGCAATGGGATTCCTTGGTCCTGAGCCG AATGTGGCAGAGAAGTTGGGCTTGGAGCAAGATAATAGATCGAATTTCAAGGCAGAATATGGCCGCTTCTCAACCAATGTGGAAGGGATCTTTGCAGCTGGGGATTGCAGGCGAGGCCAGTCCCTAGTTGTATGGGCAATATCAGAAGGACGACAAGCTGCTTCCCAGGTCGACAAATATCTCATGAAAGAAGAGGATGCTACCATTAACACCGATAATACTCAGGATGACCTTGTCAAGAGGCACCAGGACCTCAACAAGAGACATCAAGACAGCAGCAAGCACACTGTCATGACGTAG